The following coding sequences lie in one Primulina huaijiensis isolate GDHJ02 chromosome 2, ASM1229523v2, whole genome shotgun sequence genomic window:
- the LOC140971018 gene encoding protein ACTIVITY OF BC1 COMPLEX KINASE 8, chloroplastic, protein MSTFSASLCAPSLPELFFLSPNYPSKRLKLSLFGPTYLEPRTKFRNIGTRIKSAPREESAVLDEKDRELFTKLNGSVNGNGHVNGDYRFGNGLVENYSSDSVKPVSENGSLDKYVNKNGNGRAAVRSEEERIEVVKPEVVITRKKTIEEIGQEEAWFKQRLQDQVEVSVAPGGRWSRFKTYSTIQRTLEIWGFVLTFLFRVWLNNQKFSYKGGMTEEKRVQKRKVLAKWLKENILRLGPTFIKIGQQFSTRVDILAQEYVDQLSELQDQVPPFSSETAVSIVEEELGAPVENLFQRFDREPIAAASLGQVHRAKLKGREVVIKVQRPGLKDLFDIDLKNLRVIAEYLQKIDPKSDGAKRDWVAIYDECASVLYQEIDYTKEAANAEKFANNFKDMDYVKVPTIDWEYTTPQILTMEYVPGIKINRIQALDQLGVDRKRLGRYAVESYLEQILSHGFFHADPHPGNIAVDDVNGGRLIFYDFGMMGSISPNIREGLLEVFYGVYEKDAEKVIQAMVQMGVLVPTGDMTAVRRTAQFFLNSFEERLVAQRKEREITQTELGFKKPLSKEEQVEKKKQRLAAIGEDLLAIAADQPFRFPATFTFVVRAFSVLDGIGKGLDPRFDITEIAKPYALELLRFREVGVEVILKDFRKRWDRQSRAFSNLFRQADRVEKLADIVQQLEQGNLKLRVRTLESERAFQRVAAVQNMVGSAVAAGSLINLATILYLNSIRMPATIAYIFCAFFCLKVLIGTVRVKKLDQRERLITGTA, encoded by the exons ATGTCAACCTTTTCAGCTTCGCTCTGTGCTCCATCTTTACCCGAATTATTCTTTCTTTCTCCTAACTACCCATCAAAAAGACTGAAACTTTCCCTCTTTGGACCCACTTATCTTGAGCCTAGAACCAAATTCAGGAATATTGGAACAAGGATTAAGTCTGCTCCCAGAGAGGAAAGCGCTGTGCTTGATGAAAAAGACAGAGAGTTATTTACTAAGCTGAATGGTAGTGTCAATGGGAATGGGCACGTTAATGGGGATTATAGGTTTGGAAATGGTTTGGTGGAGAATTATTCGAGTGATAGTGTGAAACCCGTGAGTGAAAATGGGAGTTTAGACAAGTATGTGAATAAGAATGGGAATGGGAGAGCAGCTGTAAGAAGTGAAGAGGAAAGAATTGAAGTAGTAAAACCGGAGGTAGTGATTACTCGTAAGAAGACAATAGAGGAGATTGGACAAGAGGAGGCGTGGTTTAAGCAACGTTTGCAAGATCAAGTGGAG GTATCTGTTGCTCCCGGTGGTCGTTGGAGCCGGTTTAAGACCTATTCTACAATTCAAAGGACTCTGGAAATATGGGGATTTGTCCTGACTTTTTTATTCAGAGTTTGGCTGAACAATCAGAAGTTCTCTTACAAAG GTGGAATGACAGAGGAAAAAAGGGTTCAGAAGCGAAAGGTTCTTGCCAAGtggttaaaagaaaatattttgagactTGGCcctacatttattaaaattggtCAGCAGTTCTCCACAAGAGTAGACATACTTGCTCAAGAATATGTTGATCAGTTATCAGAACTACAG GATCAAGTTCCTCCTTTTTCTTCAGAAACTGCCGTCTCAATAGTTGAGGAAGAACTTGGAGCCCCTGTAGAGAATTTATTCCAAAGATTTGACCGTGAACCTATTGCTGCGGCAAGTTTAG GTCAGGTACATCGTGCAAAGCTGAAGGGACGTGAAGTTGTCATTAAAGTACAAAGACCTGGTCTGAAGGATCTATTCGACATTGACCTAAAGAATTTGAGG GTAATAGCTGAATACCTTCAGAAGATTGATCCCAAATCTGATGGTGCAAAAAGGGATTGGGTTGCTATTTATGATGAATGTGCAAGTGTCTTATATCAG GAGATTGATTATACTAAAGAAGCTGCTAATGCTGAGAAATTTGCAAACAACTTTAAAGATATGGATTATGTGAAAGTCCCGACAATTGATTGGGAATACACAACCCCACAG ATTCTAACAATGGAATATGTTCCTGGAATCAAAATAAACCGGATACAAGCTCTAGATCAGTTGGGTGTTGATCGCAAACG GTTGGGCCGTTATGCTGTTGAATCTTACCTGGAGCAGATTTTGTCCCATGGGTTTTTCCATGCTGATCCA CATCCTGGAAACATTGCTGTGGATGATGTCAATGGTGGAAGATTGATCTTTTATGACTTTGGAATGATGGGAAG TATAAGTCCAAACATCAGAGAAGGCTTGCTGGAGGTTTTTTATGGAGTTTATGAGAAAGACGCTGAAAAG GTTATTCAAGCAATGGTTCAAATGGGTGTACTAGTACCTACGGGAGATATGACTGCTGTCAGACGAACTGCACAGTTCTTTCTGAACAG CTTTGAAGAGCGCCTTGTGGcacaaagaaaagaaagagaaatTACACAAACAGAACTTGGATTTAAGAAGCCATTGAGCAAGGAGGAACAAGTTGAGAAAAAGAAACAGCGTCTTGCTGCAATTG GCGAAGATTTGTTAGCCATTGCAGCAGATCAGCCCTTCCGATTTCCTGCCACATTCACTTTCGTTGTCAGAGCTTTTTCAG TGTTGGATGGTATTGGAAAGGGGCTCGATCCTCGATTTGACATCACTGAGATTGCTAAACC TTATGCTTTGGAATTGTTAAGATTTCGCGAAGTTGGTGTTGAAGTTATCCTAAAG GACTTCAGGAAGAGATGGGACAGGCAATCCCGTGCATTTTCGAATTTATTTAGGCAAGCTGATAGAGTAGAAAAGCTTGCTGACATTGTCCAGCAACTG GAGCAAGGCAATTTAAAACTTCGTGTTCGAACTTTGGAGTCTGAGCGGGCTTTTCAGCGTGTTGCAGCTGTTCAAAACATGGTTGGGAGT GCAGTTGCTGCCGGAAGCTTGATCAAccttgcaacaattttatacCTTAATTCCATAAGG ATGCCTGCAACTATTGCATACATCTTCTGTGCGTTTTTCTGCCTCAAAGTTCTAATTGGCACAGTGAGAGTTAAGAAATTAGATCAAAGAGAAAGGCTGATCACTGGAACTGCTTAA
- the LOC140971023 gene encoding protein HEAT INTOLERANT 4-like, with the protein MGRGTKRKTSHKSDLQEKPSEPPLQKNQHVEPTNKGRPKRSRASNPQVVPEYFPEKRNLEDLWQQVFPVGTEWDQLDMVYQYKWNFSNLEDAFEEGGELYNKKVYLFGCTEPQLVSFQGQGKVTMIPVVVAVVSPFPPSDKIGIKSVQRETEEIVPMKQMKMDWVPYIPFENRESQVERLKSQIFIMSCTQRRAGLRQMKVERLKKFEYCLPYFYQPLQEDELEQSTVVQILFPIDPKPVFCEFDWELDDLEEFSDKLIEEEELSTDQKEPFKNFVKEKVREGKKANREAREARRKALEEMSEETKAAFENMKFYKFYPVSTPDTPDVSNVKAPFINRYYGKAHKVM; encoded by the exons ATGGGGAGAGGTACGAAGAGGAAGACATCTCACAAGAGCGACTTGCAGGAGAAGCCCAGCGAGCCGCCTCTGCAGAAAAATCAGCACGTCGAGCCGACCAACAAAGGTCGCCCTAAACGATCTCGAGCATCCAACCCCCAAGTCGTGCCAGAGTACTTCCCCGAAAAACGTAACTTG GAAGACCTCTGGCAACAAGTTTTTCCTGTTGGCACCGAG TGGGATCAGTTGGACATGGTTTATCAGTACAAATGGAACTTTTCTAATTTAGAA GATGCATTTGAAGAAGGTGGGGAATTGTATAATAAGAAAGTCTACCTCTTTGGCTGTACAGAGC CTCAATTGGTCTCATTTCAAGGTCAAGGGAAAGTTACAATGATACCTGTTGTTGTTGCC GTGGTATCACCTTTTCCTCCTTCTGACAAAATCGGGATTAAATCAGTTCAGAGGGAGACTGAAGAAATCGTGCCAATGAAGCAGATGAAAATGGACTGGGTTCCATATATTCCATTTGAAAATAG GGAATCTCAAGTTGAAAGACTCAAATCCCAAATTTTCATTATGAGCTGCACTCAGAGAAG GGCAGGTTTGCGGCAAATGAAGGTTGAGCGCTTGAAGAAGTTCGAGTACTGCTTGCCCT ACTTCTACCAGCCTCTTCAGGAAGATGAACTTGAACAGAGCACAGTGGTTCAAATCTTGTTTCCTATTGACCCAAAACCG GTTTTCTGTGAGTTTGACTGGGAACTTGATGATTTAGAG GAGTTTTCTGATAAGCTTATTGAGGAAGAAGAATTATCTACAGATCAGAAAGAACCTTTTAAG AATTTTGTGAAAGAGAAAGTCCGAGAAGGTAAAAAAGCTAATCGTGAGGCCAGGGAGGCACGTAGAAAGGCATTGGAGGAAATGAGTGAGGAAACAAAGGCCGCTTTTGAGAATATGAAATTCTACAAATTCTATCCTGTATCTACACCTGATACTCCTGATGTATCCAATGTCAAG GCACCATTCATCAATCGATACTATGGAAAGGCTCACAAAGTCATGTGA